The genomic DNA ggacgATGGGGACGACGACCCGCCGGCGCTGAGCCCCTCGCCCCGCTCGGCAGGACGTGTGCCGCCGGTGCTACCGCGGGCAGCTGGCCTCCATCCACAGCTACAGCAGGAACGTGTGCCTGCGGCGCGCCCTGCGCGCCAGCACCAACCGCGGCCAGGCCTGGATCGGGGCCGTCACCAGGCCCCGGGtaatgagacccccccccccgccccaaatccCGGCCTGGCACCCGCCACCCCTGGCCGGCACCCGTAACCCCACTTGTGCCCACCCCGGGGGTCCCAACCCTGCCCCGCTGCTCCTCTGCCCACCCCGGGGGTCCCAATCCTGCCCGCTGCCCCCTGTGCCCACCTTGGGGGTCCCaaccctgcctgctgcccccctgcccaccctggggGTCCCaaccctgccctgctgccccactTGTGCCCACCTCGAGGGTCCCaaccctgcctgctgccccctgtGCCCACCCTGGGGGTCCCaaccctgcctgctgcccccctgcccaccctggggGTCCCaaccctgccctgctgccccctgTGCCCACCCTGGGggcctcagccctgcccactgcccctGTGCCCACCCTGGGGGTCCCAGTCCTGCCCACTGCCCCTCTGCCCACCTTGGGGGTCCCaaccctgccccgctgcccccctgcccaccccgggggtctcagccctgcccgctgcccccctgcccaccccagggGTCCcagcccggccctgctgccccctgccccccccgggggtcccagggcggcggtgcggggggtgacgggcggccggcgggcgcagGGCCGGAGCGTGTACTGCCGGTGGGTGGACTGCTCGGCGTGGAACTACGCGCACTGGCTCCGCGGCTACCCCCTGCTCTCGGGCACCTTCTGCACCTCCCTCTGCAGCGCCAGTcagtggggccggggcgggcggggggctgctgcttGGGGGGTGCGGGCTGCAACCTGGGGCTTTGGCGGCTGCAAGTTGGGGGGCTGCGGGCTGCaagttggggggctgggggctgctgcttgGAGCTTTGGGGGATGCAAATTGGGGGCTGCGGGCTGcagcttggggggctgggggctgcaacctggggggctgggggatgcaAGTTGGGGGACTGGGGGCTGCAACctggggggctgcgggctgcAACCTGGAGGCTGCGGGCTGCAACctggggctttgggggctgcagcttggggggctgcgggctgctgcttggggctgcaggctgcaacttgggggtctgggggctgcaacctggggctttgggggctgctgcttggggggctgcgggctgcaacttggggctgcaggctgcaacttgggggtctgggggctgcaacctggggctttgggggctgcaaCTTGGGGGTCTGAGGGCTGCAGCTTGGAGTTTTGGGGGCTGCAGCTTGGGGGCCTGAGGGCTGCAACCTGGGGGGCTGGGGCTTCAACttggggggctgcaggctgcaacctggggggcaggggctgcagcttgaggggctgcaggctgcaagccggggctttgggggctgcaacttggggggctgggggctgcaacTTGGAGCTTTGGGGGATGCAAATTGGGGGCTGCGGGCTGcagcttggggggctgggggctgcaacctgtggggctgggggatgcaAGTTGGGGGACTGGGGGCTGCAACctggggggctgcgggctgcAACCTGGAGGCTGCGGGCTGCAACctggggctttgggggctgcagcttggggggctgcgggctgctgcttggggggctgcgggctgcaacttggggctgcaggctgcaacttgggggtctgggggctgcaacctggggctttgggggctgcaaCTTGGGGGTCTGAGGGCTGCAGCTTGGGGTTTTGGGGGCTGCAGCTTGGGGGCCTGAGGGCTGCAACCTGGGGGGCTGGGGCTTCAACttggggggctgcaggctgcaacctggggggcaggggctgcagcttgaggggctgcaggctgcaagccggggctttgggggctgcagcttggggggctggggggggtcaggtACGTGGGGGTCaggggctggcggccggcggtggggctgtggggcgggccggggggcggcacTGACCCCCGTCGCCCCCCAGACGGGCGCTGGAGGAGCGTGCGCTGCCGCGTGAAGCTGCCCTTCATCTGCGAGTACTGAGGGGttcagccccccggcccgggcggggggcccagctcggcggcgggggggtccccggccccccgcctgccccacggTGAGGGgcagcgccccgctcccccccaggCCCCAATAAAGTGTCAGCGTTCAGCACCTGCGTCCCAGTGGGAACCTCGCGCGCCCCTCGCGGCGTCCGgccgccagccccacggccacctcCGGGAGGGCCACCCGGacccccgctgctgcccccggACCCCACGCCCCAATCCTGCCCCGCAGacaccccccatgccccccacccACACGCAGGCCGCACACGGGAGGGTGCCGAGAGCCGAAGGTTTAttgggggccgggctgggggtgctgccgccgccgccgtggggcagggagggggacggggggcagCGCAGAGGTGGGGAccctcagggatggggacagtggggcagagccgggacccccaaggatgggagctgggggacagtggggcagagccgggacccctggggacaggagctggggacagtggggcagagctgggacccccaaggatgggagctgggggacagtggggcagagccgggacccccagggagggggacagtggggcagagctgggacccccaaggatgggagctgggggacagtggggcagagccgggacccccagggagggggacagtggggcagagctgggacccccaaggatgggagctgggggacagtggggcagagccgggacccctggggacaggagctggggacagtggggcagagccgggacccccaaggatgggagctgggggacagtggggcagagccgggacccgcagggagggggacagtggggcagagccgggacccccaaggatgggagctgggggacagtggggcagagccaGGACCCCCAAGGATGGGGACAGTGAGGCAGAGCTGGGACCCCCGGGGAAGGATGGGtgctggggacagtggggcagagccgggacccccagggagggggacagtggggcagagctgggaccccCGGGGAAGGATGGGtgctggggacagtggggcagagccgggacccccaaggatgggtgctgggggacagtggggcagagctgggacccccaaggatgggagctgggggacagtggggcagagccgggacccctggggacaggagctggggacagtggggcagagccgggacccccaaggatgggagctgggggacagtggggcagagccgggacccccaaggatggggacagtggggcagagctgggaccccCGGGGAAGGATGGGtgctggggacagtggggcagagccgggacccccaaggatgggagctgggggacagtggggcagagccgggacccccaaggatggggacagtggggcagagctgggaccccCGGGGAAGGATGGGtgctggggacagtggggcagagccgggacccccaaggaagggagctgggggacagtggggcagagccgggacccctggggacaggagctggggacagtggggcagagctgggacccccaaggatgggagctgggggacagtggggcagagccgggacccccagggagggggacagtggggcagagccgggacccccaaggatgggagctgggggacagtggggcagagccgggacccccagggagggggacagtggggcagagccgggacccccaaggatgggagctgggggacagtggggcagagccaggacccccggggagggggacagtggggcagagctgggaccccCAGGGAaggatgggagctgggggacagtggggcagagccgggacccctggggacaggagctggggacagtggggcagagctgggacccccaaggatgggagctgggggacagtggggcagagccgggacccctggggacaggagctggggacagtggggcagagccgggacccccaaggatgggagctgggggacagtggggcagagccgggacccgcagggagggggacagtggggcagagccgggacccccaaggatgggagctgggggacagtggggcagagctgggacccccaaggatgggagctgggggacagtggggcagagccgggacccccaaggatggggacagtggggcagagctgggaccccCGGGGAAGGATGGGtgctggggacagtggggcagagccgggacccccaaggatgggagctgggggacagtggggcagagccgggacccccagggagggggacagtggggcagagccgggacccccaaggatgggagctgggggacagtggggcagagccaGGACCCCCGGGGAGGGGCACCAGGGACAGCCCCCTGCCACCATCCCCACGCGGACAAAGCTGCCGTGGGGCCCGCAGGTGGTGGGGGGCCACGGCAGTGgggcgctgccccacggcgcggggGGCTAGAGGCTGACGGTGGCCGCGTCGGTGGAGCCCATCTCGCCGCCCcccggcgccgtggggccggccgaACGCCGGGGCGGGCTGGCCTCCGGcacctgtggggcagggcaggctgctgcggggtgctgccccacggcacccgagggccccagcagccccccgcccggcccagccccacggcgccccgggCCCCCTGCCCCACGCCTCACCTCCTCGAACTTGCGGGCCTTGTAGTGCTCAGCACCCTTGAGGAAGTGCAGCAGGATGAGATCGCAGAGCACCGAGCCCtgcggggcacggcggcgctggggggcggccggggggccggggggcctgCTGCCCCACGGCGaccccagccccctgcccgccaCCTGGGGACGGACTGGGCCACCATCCCCAGCGCCGTGGGGCTCGgccgcagccccttccccaccgcTGTGGGGCTCGGGTGCAGCCCCTTGCCcactgcagccccttccccagtGCCGTGGGGCTCAGCCACAGCCCCTTCCCCACCACTatgggccccactgcagccccttccccactgcagccccttccccagcgctatggggccccactgcagccccttgcccactgcagccccttccccaccacTGTGGGGCTTggctgcagccccttccccactgcagcccctTCCCACCACTAcggggccccgctgcagccccttgcccactgcagccccttccccagcgctatggggccccactgcagccccttccccaccgcagccccttccccaccgcTGTGGGGCTCGGCTGCAGCCCCTTGCCcactgcagccccttccccaccacTGTGGGGCTTggctgcagccccttccccactgcagcccctTCCCACCACTAcggggccccgctgcagccccttgcccactgcagccccttccccagtGCTATggggccccactgcagccccttccccaccgcagccccttccccagcgccatggcccgccgccccgctcaccACGCCGACGGAGGTGCACGCCGCCACCACGTTGACGAGGGTCGGGACGATGCTGAATTTCCCAGCCTGGCGGGGGGACAGGAGTCGAGGAGGTCCGTCAGTCCCGGGGGGCGGGCAGCACCCCCCCCCACGCCCTGCACCCACCCCCCCCGCCAGCGGACTACGTACGCTGCCGTACACCAGGACGTCGAAGCGGATGCCGAAGGCCTTGGTCAGGCAGCGGCGCTCGGTACCGTCGGGCCGGCGGTAGTAGCGAGCTGACCTGTAGCCGGGCGAAGCGGCCGTCACCGGTGGGGTGGGAGCAGCATCCCCCCCCTGCCCAAACCCCACAACCTGAAGTTGTAgccggtggcggtggtggcggcgccGTCCAGGCGGCTGAAGGAGTAACGGGGCAAGCAGCGCTCCCATGGCTGGTCCAGGTCGCACTCCCAGCCGATCTTGATGGCCAGCACGCCGCCCTGCGGCCCCCGGCGGCCGGCGttcagccatggggcagccccccaccccagcaccgtGGGGCACCCGGTGGcggtggttggttggttgggtgGTGGTTGGttgggtgggtggtggtggttgggtggtggtggtggttgggtggtggtggttgggtggtggtggttggttggttgggtggtggtggttgggtggtggtggtggttgggtggtggtggttggttggttgggtgGTGGTtggttgggtggtggtggtggttgggtggtggtggttggttgGGTGGGTGGTGGTTGGttgggtgggtggtggtggttgggtggtggttggttggttgggtggtggtggttgggtggtggtggtggttgggtggtggtggtagttGGGTGGTGGCTGGTTGGGTGGGTGGTGGTTGGTTGGgtggtggttggttggttgggtggtggtggttgggtggtggtggtggttgggtggtggtggttggttgGGTGGTGGGTGGTTGGGTGGgtggtggttggttggttgggtggtggtggtggttgggtggtggtggttggttggttgggtgGTGGTtggttgggtggtggtggtggttgggtgGCGGTGGTtggttgggtggtggtggttgctcACCGTGGTGGCCAACGTGCCGAAGTCCTGGCCGGCCCAGCGGGCCACATCGCCCAGGCGCAGGACGGGGCagaggggccgccgggccggaTGGAAGCGGCAGCGGCTCAGCTCGCCCGCCGGGGCGTCCGGTGGCAGGTTGGCCCTGCCCGGGGAGGGGgtaatggtggtggtggtggtgaggggggACGAGGATGGGGACAAAATGGCGGGGGGAGATCCCCCGTCCCCCACCATCCCCTCCCCGTCTCACTTCTCGAAGCCGAAGAGCGGGAAGCGGACGCTGTTCTTGACCAAGAGGGTGAAGTTTTCGGCCTCCAGCATGACGGGTCTgcaggggggtgggggcagcgagAGGGTGACACCAGCCGGTGGTCGcgggctcccccccccagccccgtccccgttCCGCTCACGCCTCCACGGTGTCCACCTCCGGCGGGCACCAGCCCCGGATCTCGCAGCTCCGCCGTGTCCCGTTGTAGCGCACGCAGCGCCCCGTCAGCACCCCTgctggggttggggttggggttgggcaCCCATCAGTGTGGCGAGCGCATCGGGGCTCAGCCACTtccggcttttttttttggggggggggggagtggtgtATGGGCTTACCGCTCCCCGTGGCGGCGGGGCTGTCCTTCGGGCAGTCGCTGTCGGCGGTGCAGCGGTACCTGGCGTCGCTCTGCGCCGGCGGGCGGTGAGGCGGTGCGGGGACACCCCGCCattgcggtggtggtggtgggggggaggggtctGCCCCGCTCAacacccccgtccccatccccggcACCCCCTCACCTCCGGGCACAGCCCCTGCTCCTGGTTCTCCGTCACGATCCGCTTGGTGATGACCACGAACACCGAGGTGCCCTGGGGACGCGCCGGCAGTGGCTGGGTGGGAtcgatggtgggggggggggacaccaaggtaggggcccaggcgtccgggccctggCGGCCCTGCCCCTTACCTGGGGGGGGGTGACGTAGTCGGCCGTGTCCAGCACCCGGCCGGCGTACTTGCCGACGCCTTTGACTTTGGTCACCACCGAGGACTCGATGACGGTGTCGCGCACCTGGTAGGCTTTTTCGTGCAGGAACACCCAGCTGGGCCGACCCCCGGccgggtgagcggcggcggccgcacgGCCCCTGCCCGCCCTACAGCCCGCCCTACAGCCCGCCCCGACCGGTGCCCAACCCCTCCCCAGGTCACCCGCAGCCCACCCGAAGCTCCCGGAGTCCACGGACACCCGGGGGCCACCAGACCAACTGACTGACCGACTGCCAGTCCTCCAACAGCCGTTCAGTAGTGGTAGCACGGCCCCTGCCCGCCCTACAGCCTGCCCCGACTGGCACCCGACCCTCCCCGGGTCACCCACAGCCCACCCAAAGCTCCTGGAGTCCACGGACACCCAGGGGCCACCAGACCAACTGACTGACCGACTGCCAGTCCAACAGCTGTTCAGCACCCTGCTGGCACCCTCCAGAGAATTTGCCGTGAGAGGCACCCAGAGAGAGGACTGGGCGCTGGGGGTTAAATACCCCCCTCCTCGCCCACCGGCTGTACTGGGCTGGGGCACCTCAGTCACAGTCGGGTGAAGGGCACCCAGGACCGCCGTGGGGTCAGGCACGGAGTAACCGGGTtggaggggagcggggcaggaCACCCGCTCGCCGTCACCCGCTCTGGCGCGCTGGTGCCCCTCGTCACCCTGTCACCCGCACTGATGCACGCGCTGTTCTTGTCCCTCTGTTCGCCACCCGCGCTGCCACAGCTGCCCCCCTGCCATGGGCGCGCGCTCTCCCTGGCTGTCACCCGTGCCGGCACACCCGACcgacgtccccgtcccccccgcccacACCCTTGCCCATCCTCTTGCCGCCACCTGCGCCGGTCGCTCCTCCGTCCTGTCACCCGCGCAGGGCGCTCTCCGCTCCTGGGTGACTGACTCTGCCAGTCACCCGCACCCGCTCCGTGCACCACCGCGCGCCGACCCCCTCCTCGGTCGCACCGCCGGCCGGCTCGTCACCCgtgccgccccctccccccggggggGAGGTCACTGTGCTGCTGTCACCCGCTCCCAGCCCCTCGGCCGTCAGCCGCGGCACCCCCGTCCACcccggggagggggccagagGGGTGACGCTTGGCTCCGGCGGTGGTggttggaggtgggggggggaggtcgcTCACCCGAGGAAGTAGGAGAGGATGAGGAGCTGCACGGCCCGGTTGACGGCGCCCACCACCCAGCTCTTCACCACCACCGACTTGGTGGTCTCGTAGGCGAAGAAGGCGGCCAGCcagcgggggccgggcggcggggccgccatCGGGGTTGGGGGCGGAGTGGGGGGGGGCGCGAGCCGGGCCGCTGGgg from Struthio camelus isolate bStrCam1 chromosome 5, bStrCam1.hap1, whole genome shotgun sequence includes the following:
- the PRG2 gene encoding bone marrow proteoglycan is translated as MGRVARWPGPHLRPPVPSAATAATMQPWLLLAAALLSAASARHPAPEPALAAPAAPAAEVGDELWCPRDNETARLSLPAAAGTYRYAVVVRRCKTFRGAQDVCRRCYRGQLASIHSYSRNVCLRRALRASTNRGQAWIGAVTRPRGRSVYCRWVDCSAWNYAHWLRGYPLLSGTFCTSLCSANGRWRSVRCRVKLPFICEY
- the P2RX3 gene encoding P2X purinoceptor 3 isoform X3, translated to MAAPPPGPRWLAAFFAYETTKSVVVKSWVVGAVNRAVQLLILSYFLGWVFLHEKAYQVRDTVIESSVVTKVKGVGKYAGRVLDTADYVTPPQPLPARPQGTSVFVVITKRIVTENQEQGLCPESDARYRCTADSDCPKDSPAATGSAGVLTGRCVRYNGTRRSCEIRGWCPPEVDTVEAPVMLEAENFTLLVKNSVRFPLFGFEKANLPPDAPAGELSRCRFHPARRPLCPVLRLGDVARWAGQDFGTLATTGGVLAIKIGWECDLDQPWERCLPRYSFSRLDGAATTATGYNFRSARYYRRPDGTERRCLTKAFGIRFDVLVYGSAGKFSIVPTLVNVVAACTSVGVGAEHYKARKFEEVPEASPPRRSAGPTAPGGGEMGSTDAATVSL
- the P2RX3 gene encoding P2X purinoceptor 3 isoform X1 yields the protein MAAPPPGPRWLAAFFAYETTKSVVVKSWVVGAVNRAVQLLILSYFLGWVFLHEKAYQVRDTVIESSVVTKVKGVGKYAGRVLDTADYVTPPQPLPARPQGTSVFVVITKRIVTENQEQGLCPESDARYRCTADSDCPKDSPAATGSAGVLTGRCVRYNGTRRSCEIRGWCPPEVDTVEAPVMLEAENFTLLVKNSVRFPLFGFEKANLPPDAPAGELSRCRFHPARRPLCPVLRLGDVARWAGQDFGTLATTGGVLAIKIGWECDLDQPWERCLPRYSFSRLDGAATTATGYNFRSARYYRRPDGTERRCLTKAFGIRFDVLVYGSAGKFSIVPTLVNVVAACTSVGVGSVLCDLILLHFLKGAEHYKARKFEEVPEASPPRRSAGPTAPGGGEMGSTDAATVSL
- the P2RX3 gene encoding P2X purinoceptor 3 isoform X2 — encoded protein: MAAPPPGPRWLAAFFAYETTKSVVVKSWVVGAVNRAVQLLILSYFLGWVFLHEKAYQVRDTVIESSVVTKVKGVGKYAGRVLDTADYVTPPQGTSVFVVITKRIVTENQEQGLCPESDARYRCTADSDCPKDSPAATGSGVLTGRCVRYNGTRRSCEIRGWCPPEVDTVEAPVMLEAENFTLLVKNSVRFPLFGFEKANLPPDAPAGELSRCRFHPARRPLCPVLRLGDVARWAGQDFGTLATTGGVLAIKIGWECDLDQPWERCLPRYSFSRLDGAATTATGYNFRSARYYRRPDGTERRCLTKAFGIRFDVLVYGSAGKFSIVPTLVNVVAACTSVGVGSVLCDLILLHFLKGAEHYKARKFEEVPEASPPRRSAGPTAPGGGEMGSTDAATVSL